The window CGAGCGCCCCGCCAAAACGCTTCGTGCTTTTCTTCGCCGCGCGCGCCACGCCGCGGACCTTGCCGTCGGTCCGCGTGAGCAGCGTGACCAACAGGTCGGCCTCGCGCAGCGGATAGCTGCGCAACACGATCGCCTCCGACTGCTTGATGGCCATGTTGCGATTGAAAGATGCGATTGAAAGACGTGACTAGCGAACAGCGATTGTAGCGGAGCTATCTGCGCTTGGAAAGGCGGGCTTTCGTCCTCGGTGAACGACGTTCAGAGGAACGCCGCTTGGCGGGTCTCTTCGCGGGCTTCGCCTTCACCGCAGCCGGCGCGGGCGTTCCGAATGCCGCCTGCAGCTTCTTTGGCAGCGTGGCTTTCACCAGCTCGTAGGACTGCGCGATGCGTAGCTGCAATTCGCGCCACGGGATGGCGGAGTACTCTTCGAGCGCGACCCAATGGTTGCGCGCCATGTAAGGCGCGGGA of the Acidobacteriota bacterium genome contains:
- a CDS encoding MmcQ/YjbR family DNA-binding protein, whose product is MVRGFFVDLETIRRYSMSLPHVEEDVKWGHDLCFLIGRKMFCVLNLEPARHIGDKSVVAIKTTPEEFAELVERDGVIPAPYMARNHWVALEEYSAIPWRELQLRIAQSYELVKATLPKKLQAAFGTPAPAAVKAKPAKRPAKRRSSERRSPRTKARLSKRR